The nucleotide sequence TGACACGTAGGCGCGGCGTGGCGGCTgccatggcggacgcggaggcggcacccggtgagcgtctggtgctgtcgggctcgtcgggcgcgtcggatgcgcgcgggacgtgcgggacgcactggtgcggtcgggctcgtcggACGCGTTGgttgcgcgcgggacgtgcggggcgcGAAGGGACGCCAGGGTGTGCCGCCGGCGGAGAAGGAGCTCGGTGTGTGTCACCGGAGTCGTGACGGAGCACGGTGCGACCGGCGTCGGTGCGCCAGGTCGGGTCCACGGGCTGGCTCACGGCTGTGACGACGACAACGACGCGAGCTGGATCGACTCTGGCCACGGCAGGCACACGATACGTCGCAGCGGGCGCGGAGGCGCGTGATGATGTCGAGCGAGGGCGTTTAAGACGACGGTCGACGACAAGGCATGTCAAGATTAGGAAGGAAATTGATAGCATTAATCTTGACATGAATAGGTTAGTTGGTGGCATAGCCGGCCGCGTCGTGTAGATCGTGAAGTCAGTACGTGGTTAGTTGGTGCGTAGCCGAGTCAAGTGCATGCGCTTAGTGGTTGTTAGCTAGCGTGGTGCGTCTGTGTATGCATGTTGGCTTAGTCTTGTGCATGagtggcataggagccgggcaggcTGTTGCCCTGGTAGCGTGTGTGCGCGTGTGCTACTTAAACAGATGTAGGTGATAGAGCCAAGAGTAGTCAGAGAGAGATGATGTAGCCTCAAGGAGTGTATGTGCGCTCACGGGTGGGGTGGTGTGTGTGTGGCAGAGTTCGAGCTCGCCGGAAATACAAGGGGCTGTTCGTGCGGCCGGAGGCGTTTGTGCGCCGGGAAATCTCgtgtcctctccctctctcttgtttctTTTTTATCTCCGGTGATCGCCGTGGTTCAGTGAGTAGGCTAGACAACAACACGCACGCCACCGTCATCGAGCTGGAGGGCCCCGCCGAGGAGCGCGCGGCGGTGGAGGCCGGCGGCCACGCGGCCGTGCCGGCGCTCTTCGTGGGCGGCGCGCCGGTGGGCGGCCTGGAGGGCCTCATGGGGCTCCACCTCAGCGGCCTCCTCGTCCCACGCCTCCGAGAGGTCGGCGCCCTCCGCGCCTAGCTACCAGCCGCCGGATCCTCTACTCCCCGTCTCCGGCGACTCTCTCGCACGTGCGCGCGCATGcttcgtctccgtctccgtctccgtctccgtctccgtgtATGTACATATGAAGGGAACCATGAGCTCTGTAATTCCAAGACTATCAAGGGTGTGGAGTGAGAAACAACAGGATAAATAAGCTGTACCGCACGAGTAAGAAGACAACGAGATGAACTCTAGCCTAGCGGGGGTGTCGTGACAAAAAAG is from Triticum aestivum cultivar Chinese Spring chromosome 3A, IWGSC CS RefSeq v2.1, whole genome shotgun sequence and encodes:
- the LOC123057960 gene encoding monothiol glutaredoxin-S2, yielding MQAVAGIRRGLTIDPAGEEEAPAQRFGRLVRESPVVIFARRGCYMAHVMKSLLAAVGAHATVIELEGPAEERAAVEAGGHAAVPALFVGGAPVGGLEGLMGLHLSGLLVPRLREVGALRA